A window from Gemmatimonadaceae bacterium encodes these proteins:
- a CDS encoding DUF2225 domain-containing protein has product MTTLQQIDLQCPICENRFRSQAVVSTNSFGGKRTDFHERAAGTQPLPYLIHTCSRCGYSGSERDFTEDADVSPVLKERVWNELAPAIAIGPVSGSEKYEAAAKVADWQGMEPRHVADLLLRAAWCCVDEGDVEAERFFRRKAAWKFEESLQSFDGVARDERAVLTYLVGELWRRVGDTKVCGEWFNRVASEVVDAHTQQWVIDAARQQRDCPREWFG; this is encoded by the coding sequence ATGACGACGCTTCAGCAAATCGACTTGCAGTGCCCCATCTGCGAAAATCGGTTTCGATCGCAGGCGGTCGTGTCGACGAATTCCTTCGGTGGCAAGCGCACTGATTTCCACGAGCGAGCGGCAGGCACACAGCCGCTGCCATATCTGATCCACACCTGCAGTCGCTGCGGCTACTCGGGATCGGAGCGGGACTTCACCGAAGACGCGGACGTTTCACCAGTGCTGAAGGAGCGCGTGTGGAACGAGCTTGCACCGGCAATCGCGATTGGACCGGTTTCGGGGTCAGAGAAGTACGAGGCGGCGGCGAAGGTCGCTGACTGGCAGGGCATGGAGCCTCGCCACGTTGCGGATCTGCTGCTGCGCGCGGCGTGGTGCTGCGTGGATGAGGGGGACGTCGAAGCGGAGCGGTTCTTCCGTCGTAAGGCAGCTTGGAAGTTCGAGGAATCGTTGCAGAGCTTCGATGGCGTGGCGCGGGATGAGCGGGCGGTGCTCACGTATCTCGTCGGTGAGTTGTGGCGACGAGTGGGAGACACGAAGGTGTGCGGGGAGTGGTTCAACCGCGTGGCTTCGGAGGTGGTGGACGCGCACACGCAACAGTGGGTGATCGACGCCGCGCGTCAGCAGCGAGATTGCCCGCGCGAGTGGTTCGGCTGA